In a genomic window of Wyeomyia smithii strain HCP4-BCI-WySm-NY-G18 chromosome 1, ASM2978416v1, whole genome shotgun sequence:
- the LOC129716889 gene encoding uncharacterized protein LOC129716889 — protein sequence MNNSAKGQCALLAGKARVAPVKPMSVLRLELKGCVIGARLAKHVQEHHRIRIDRRFYWTDSTTALSWIRADPRNYRPYVAHRIGEILEVSSVAEWRWVPSKLNPADEATKWGKGPYFSDESKWFAGPTFLQLPEEEWPHPVEATVATTEEVRMTVLLHTTKKFTVFCERFSHWESLLGVMRCVLRFINNIRRGRTRFAKQLKQNELRAARDAVFNQVQYEIYTEEMMVLAKIDTLPSNHPGTINKDSSLYQFMLVIDDNGVIRQGSRARKAEHLPFDTRYPILLPRDHPATRLLIDYYHRIYRHANPETVVNEMRQLYMIPSLRTMVKLVSRTSQFCKLRRAKPQIPPMAPLPSARLAHHVRPFSYVGIDYFGPVLVEVGRSNVKRWIALFTCLTVRAVHLEIAYSLSTASCVSCVRRFVSRRECPVEFYSDNGTNFQGADRILREQINQGLSATFTNAETKCNFNPPEAPHMGGAWERLVRSVKAAMGEAYSDGKLDDEGLQTLVVEAESLVNSRPLTYLPLDSEESEALTPNHFLLGSSGGVKQPVSVIDSAKPQFLKASWEQIQKQLTVFWKRWLDEYLPVIRRQPKWFDESRPLREGDLVLIVDERKRSWWTRGRIVEVMPDGEGRVRQALVQTTSGLIRRPTTKLALLDVGEGAVLANSKMHRVEDVGDKTA from the coding sequence ATGAATAACAGTGCCAAAGGTCAGTGCGCTTTGCTGGCAGGTAAAGCTAGAGTAGCGCCAGTCAAACCTATGTCAGTGCTCAGGTTAGAGCTCAAAGGATGTGTGATTGGGGCGAGGCTCGCAAAGCACGTTCAGGAACATCACCGTATTCGGATCGACAGGCGCTTCTATTGGACAGATTCGACCACAGCGTTGTCGTGGATCCGAGCTGACCCACGCAACTATCGACCATACGTTGCCCACCGAATTGGGGAAATTCTGGAGGTGTCCAGCGTAGCCGAATGGAGATGGGTTCCATCAAAACTTAACCCAGCAGATGAGGCCACCAAATGGGGTAAAGGACCGTATTTTAGCGATGAGAGCAAATGGTTTGCTGGGCCAACTTTCCTGCAGCTGCCCGAAGAAGAGTGGCCACATCCAGTAGAGGCAACTGTAGCTACAACTGAAGAAGTCCGAATGACAGTTTTACTTCATACGACTAAAAAATTTACGGTTTTCTGTGAGCGGTTCAGCCATTGGGAGAGTTTACTTGGAGTAATGCGATGCGTGCTTCGCTTTATCAACAACATTCGGCGTGGACGTACAAGGTTTGCTAAACAACTGAAGCAAAACGAACTGCGAGCTGCCAGAGATGCAGTCTTCAACCAAGTACAATACGAAATATATACCGAAGAGATGATGGTTCTGGCCAAAATCGACACACTGCCTTCAAACCACCCAGGAACGATCAATAAGGACAGTAGCCTGTACCAATTTATGCTGGTTATAGATGATAACGGGGTGATTCGACAAGGTAGTCGCGCAAGGAAGGCAGAGCATTTACCTTTCGACACAAGATACCCCATATTGCTCCCAAGAGACCATCCCGCTACGAGACTGCTCATTGATTATTACCATCGTATCTACCGTCATGCCAATCCTGAAACGGTGGTCAATGAAATGCGACAGCTATATATGATCCCAAGTCTACGGACGATGGTGAAATTGGTTTCACGAACGAGTCAATTCTGCAAACTACGCAGAGCTAAGCCTCAAATACCACCAATGGCACCGCTGCCATCGGCACGTCTGGCGCACCATGTCCGCCCCTTCAGTTACGTGGGGATTGATTATTTTGGCCCAGTACTGGTAGAAGTGGGTAGATCGAACGTAAAACGGTGGATTGCTCTGTTCACTTGTTTAACAGTTCGGGCAGTGCATCTGGAAATAGCATATAGCTTATCAACAGCTTCTTGCGTTTCGTGCGTTAGAAGATTTGTCAGCCGCAGAGAGTGTCCGGTGGAATTCTACAGTGACAACGGGACAAACTTCCAGGGTGCAGATCGGATTCTTCGCGAGCAAATTAACCAAGGACTTTCGGCGACCTTTACTAACGcagaaactaaatgtaactttaATCCACCTGAAGCTCCACACATGGGAGGAGCGTGGGAGCGTTTAGTTCGATCCGTTAAAGCCGCGATGGGGGAAGCGTATTCGGACGGGAAGTTGGACGATGAAGGGTTGCAAACTTTGGTCGTGGAGGCGGAGAGCTTGGTAAACTCGAGGCCTCTGACGTATCTACCACTAGACTCTGAAGAGTCCGAAGCGCTCACTCCGAACCATTTTTTGCTTGGTAGCTCGGGAGGAGTGAAGCAACCCGTGTCAGTTATCGATTCTGCCAAACCGCAATTTTTGAAAGCTTCGTGGGAGCAGATCCAGAAGCAGCTCACCGTCTTTTGGAAGCGCTGGCTGGACGAATATTTGCCGGTTATTCGCAGACAGCCAAAATGGTTTGACGAGAGTCGGCCATTGAGAGAAGGGGATTTGGTTTTGATCGTGGATGAAAGAAAGCGCAGTTGGTGGACACGAGGCCGAATTGTCGAGGTGATGCCAGATGGAGAAGGGAGGGTCCGTCAAGCGCTTGTGCAAACAACGAGCGGTTTGATACGACGTCCGACGACGAAATTAGCACTTTTAGACGTAGGAGAAGGTGCAGTCTTGGCCAACAGCAAGATGCACCGGGTGGAGGATGTTGGAGACAAAACAGCCTGA
- the LOC129716890 gene encoding uncharacterized protein LOC129716890, giving the protein MSNVQKKSNKRNFPLSKCQTPFLWRPDPSKHPEVYLMDVATFGSTCSPASAQYVKNLNARNHSQKYPRAAQGIIDCHYVDDYLDSFGSSAEAQQVAKEVRLVHSKGGFSLRGWRSNSRRVLKELGESDIVTCKSLALGSDDRTERVLGMLWTPHTDELSFSTQISTEVQTLLLRKNRPTKRQILRCVMTLFDPLGLLSPFVVHGKILIQNLWRTGAEWDKEVDDNSFDLWQKWIKMIDFNGTVRIPRCYFTRATAETYNAAQMHVFVDASEKAYACAVYIRTMNNSAKGQCALLAGKARVAPVKPMSVPRLELKGCVIGARLAKHVQEHHRIRIDRRFYWTDSTTALSWIRADPRNYRPYVAHRIGEILEVSSVAEWRWVPSKLNPADEATKWGKGPYFSDESKWFAGPTFLQLPEEEWPHPVEATVATTEEVRMTVLLHTTKKFTVFCERFSHWESLLGVMRCVLRFINNIRRGRTRFAKQLKQNELRAARDAVFNQVQYEIYTEEMMVLAKIDTLPSNHPGTINKDSSLYQFMPVIDDNGVIRQGSRARKAEHLPFDTRYPILLPRDHPATRLLIDYYHRIYRHANPETVVNEMRQLYMIPRLRTMVKLVSRTCQFCKLRRAKPQIPPMAPLPSARLAHHVRPFSYVGIDYFGPVLVKVGRSNVKRWIALFTCLTVRAVHLEIAYSLSTASCVSCVRRFVSRRECPVEFYSDNGTNFQGADRILREQINQGLSATFTNAETKCNFNPPEAPHMGGAWERLVRSVKAAMGEAYSDGKLDDEGLQTLVVEAESLVNSRPLTYLPLDSEESEALTPNHFLLGSSGGVKQPVSVIDSAKPQFLKASWEQIQKQLTVFWKRWLDEYLPVIRRQPKWFDESWPLREGDLVLIVDERKRSWWTRGRIVEVMPDGEGRVRQALVQTTSGLIRRPTTKLALLDVGEGAVLANSKMHRVEDVGDKTA; this is encoded by the coding sequence ATGTCGAATGTCCagaagaaatcaaataaaaggaATTTCCCGCTTAGTAAATGCCAGACGCCGTTTTTGTGGCGCCCCGATCCATCGAAACACCCAGAGGTATACTTGATGGATGTTGCAACATTCGGCTCCACCTGCTCACCGGCATCCGCTCAATATGTCAAGAATTTGAACGCAAGGAATCACTCACAAAAATATCCTCGCGCCGCGCAAGGTATCATCGACTGTCATTACGTCGATGACTATTTAGACAGCTTTGGGAGTTCGGCGGAAGCACAGCAAGTTGCAAAAGAAGTGCGTTTAGTACACAGTAAAGGGGGATTTTCTCTGCGTGGCTGGCGTTCTAACAGTCGTCGTGTGCTCAAGGAACTGGGAGAATCCGATATCGTAACATGCAAAAGCCTGGCCCTGGGAAGTGACGATCGTACCGAACGAGTTTTAGGGATGCTCTGGACCCCGCATACAGACGAACTCAGTTTTTCGACACAGATAAGCACTGAAGTACAAACGTTACTCCTCAGAAAGAATCGGCCAACGAAGCGGCAAATACTGCGCTGCGTTATGACCCTGTTCGATCCACTAGGACTGCTGTCACCGTTCGTAGTACATGGGAAAATACTTATACAAAACCTTTGGCGGACAGGAGCGGAGTGGGATAAGGAGGTTGATGATAATTCGTTCGACCTTTGGCAGAAGTGGATCAAGATGATAGATTTCAATGGTACTGTTCGTATTCCGAGGTGCTATTTCACTCGAGCTACTGCTGAGACTTACAATGCTGCGCAAATGCACGTCTTTGTTGACGCCAGCGAGAAAGCTTATGCGTGTGCTGTGTACATCCGCACCATGAATAACAGTGCCAAAGGTCAGTGCGCTTTGCTGGCAGGTAAAGCTAGAGTAGCGCCAGTCAAACCTATGTCAGTGCCCAGGTTGGAGCTCAAAGGATGTGTGATTGGGGCGAGGCTCGCAAAGCACGTTCAGGAACATCACCGTATTCGGATCGACAGGCGCTTCTATTGGACAGATTCGACCACAGCGTTGTCGTGGATCCGAGCTGACCCACGCAACTATCGACCATACGTTGCCCACCGAATTGGGGAAATTCTGGAGGTGTCCAGCGTAGCCGAATGGAGATGGGTTCCATCAAAACTTAACCCAGCAGATGAGGCCACCAAATGGGGTAAAGGACCGTATTTTAGCGATGAGAGCAAATGGTTTGCTGGGCCAACTTTCCTGCAGCTGCCCGAAGAAGAGTGGCCACATCCAGTAGAGGCAACTGTAGCTACAACTGAAGAAGTCCGAATGACAGTTTTACTTCATACGACTAAAAAATTTACGGTTTTCTGTGAGCGGTTCAGCCATTGGGAGAGTTTACTTGGAGTAATGCGATGCGTGCTTCGCTTTATCAACAACATTCGGCGTGGACGTACAAGGTTTGCTAAACAACTGAAGCAAAACGAACTGCGAGCTGCCAGAGATGCAGTCTTCAACCAAGTACAATACGAAATATATACCGAAGAGATGATGGTTCTGGCCAAAATCGACACACTGCCTTCAAACCACCCAGGAACGATCAATAAGGACAGTAGCCTGTACCAATTTATGCCGGTTATAGATGATAACGGGGTGATTCGACAAGGTAGTCGCGCAAGGAAGGCAGAGCATTTACCTTTCGACACAAGATACCCCATATTGCTCCCAAGAGACCATCCCGCTACGAGACTGCTCATTGATTATTACCATCGTATCTACCGTCATGCCAATCCTGAAACGGTGGTCAATGAAATGCGACAGCTATATATGATCCCAAGACTTCGGACGATGGTGAAATTGGTATCACGAACGTGTCAATTCTGCAAACTACGCAGAGCTAAGCCTCAAATACCACCAATGGCACCGCTGCCATCGGCACGTCTGGCGCACCATGTCCGCCCCTTCAGTTACGTGGGGATTGATTATTTTGGCCCAGTACTGGTAAAAGTGGGTAGATCGAACGTAAAACGGTGGATTGCTCTGTTCACTTGTTTAACAGTTCGGGCAGTGCATCTGGAAATAGCATATAGCTTATCAACAGCTTCTTGCGTTTCGTGCGTTAGAAGATTTGTCAGCCGCAGAGAGTGTCCGGTGGAATTCTACAGTGACAACGGGACAAACTTCCAGGGTGCAGATCGGATTCTTCGCGAGCAAATTAACCAAGGACTTTCGGCGACCTTTACTAACGcagaaactaaatgtaactttaATCCACCTGAAGCTCCACACATGGGAGGAGCGTGGGAGCGTTTAGTTCGATCCGTTAAAGCCGCGATGGGGGAAGCGTATTCGGACGGGAAGTTGGACGATGAAGGGTTGCAAACTTTGGTCGTGGAGGCGGAGAGCTTGGTAAACTCGAGGCCTCTGACGTATCTACCACTAGACTCTGAAGAGTCCGAAGCGCTCACTCCGAACCATTTTTTGCTTGGTAGCTCGGGAGGAGTGAAGCAACCCGTGTCAGTTATCGATTCTGCCAAACCGCAATTTTTGAAAGCTTCGTGGGAGCAGATCCAGAAGCAGCTCACCGTCTTTTGGAAGCGCTGGCTGGACGAATATTTGCCGGTTATTCGCAGACAGCCAAAATGGTTTGACGAGAGTTGGCCATTGAGAGAAGGGGATTTGGTTTTGATCGTGGATGAAAGAAAGCGCAGTTGGTGGACACGAGGCCGAATTGTCGAGGTGATGCCAGATGGAGAAGGGAGGGTCCGTCAAGCGCTTGTGCAAACAACGAGCGGTTTGATACGACGTCCGACGACGAAATTAGCACTTTTAGACGTAGGAGAAGGTGCAGTCTTGGCCAACAGCAAGATGCACCGGGTGGAGGATGTCGGAGACAAAACAGCCTGA